Proteins encoded in a region of the Desulfobulbaceae bacterium genome:
- a CDS encoding type II toxin-antitoxin system VapC family toxin — protein sequence MDIVIDTSALIAVIVDEPERNKIIELTTGNTLIGPGSIPWEIGNAFSAMFKRQRLTLDNAQNGLAIFESIPLRYIKPDFVNSVTISKQTNMYAYDAYFIDCAIRQKAPLLSLDRKLIMAAKSLNVQTMEV from the coding sequence GTGGACATTGTGATTGATACATCAGCATTAATTGCGGTAATTGTTGACGAACCAGAACGAAATAAAATCATTGAGTTAACAACGGGAAACACATTAATCGGTCCGGGTTCTATCCCGTGGGAAATAGGTAACGCTTTTTCGGCCATGTTCAAGCGCCAACGGCTTACGTTGGATAACGCCCAAAATGGTTTGGCAATATTTGAAAGTATACCTTTGAGATATATCAAACCAGATTTTGTTAATTCTGTAACAATTTCAAAACAAACAAACATGTACGCCTATGATGCTTATTTTATTGATTGTGCGATCAGACAAAAAGCGCCTTTATTATCGTTAGACCGTAAGTTGATTATGGCTGCTAAAAGTTTAAACGTACAAACAATGGAGGTTT